GGAACCGGATCGATCTTCACAACGGCCGGCGGAATGTCCTCGCGTTCTAATGTGGGCAGGCAGGCGACGTTCTCGCTGGTCTCCTGCAAGGCTTTCAGTGCGGCTGCATCGGACCGGATTTGCTGCAGATCCGATGCGGACAGGCCGCTTTGGATCTTGGATAGTTTCTCTGCCACCCGTCGGTTTTCTTCCTCGGCCATGGCCTGGTCAGGCTTCAAGAGGAACCGCACCCGATGCGGGTTGTCCAGAAAATAATGCCGGATTTTTTCTTCCAGAAAGGGGCCGTCGGCCAGGGCCTGTCTTAGACGGTCGAAATCGGCATCCAACTGCAGGATGCGCTCCGGGTCGCCGCCGTGCATCCAACTGGCCGCCACGCCGATCAGCAGCTTGATGCCATAGGGATAGGGGGTGTTGGTGACCTCCTTGCGGTGAAATTCGATCTGGTGAATGGCCGATTCCACCAGCTCCGGATCGATGCCGTCACGGGCCAGTTTCTCCAGTTCATTGAAGACGATGGTCTCGATGGTTTCAGCCGCGGATTCGGCAATATCTTTGAGCCCCACCGAAAACATGGTGTCCCGGTTTTCGGCATCGAATCCCGTGCCATCGGAAAGGGCGGTACCCAACTGGCTGTCCATCAGGGCCTTGCGCAGCGGGGAGGCCGCATTGCCGATGAGGATCTGTTCGATCACCGCCAGCACGAGCACTTCGAAGGTGTCCCGGATGTCGGTCAGCAGCCAGGCTACACAAGCCTGGTACTTCTTGGATGCATCTTCGTCGGGATCCAGGGGGTAGGGGTAGGCCACGGTTTTCGGCGCCGGCCAACGGGGCTGGGAGGGCACGTCGGTTTCCGGATCGATGCGCGAAAAATGCCGGAGCACGCGATCTTCGATGAAGGCCAGGTGCTCTTTCAGCGGCAGATCGCCATAGGTATAAAAAAAGGCGTTGCTGGGGTGATAATGGCGGGCATGGAAGGCTTTGAGCTGCGCATAGGTCAGCGACGGGATCGCCGACGGCTCTCCACCGGAATTGTTGCTGTAGGTGGTGTCCGGATAAAGGGCGTTGAGCAGGGAGCGGACCAGAACCTGATCCGGTGAGGACATGGCCCCTTTCATCTCGTTGTAGACCACACCCTTGTATTCCAGACGCATATTGGCGCCTTCCCCCACCACCTCCAGTCGGTGGCCTTCCTGCTTGAAGCTGAGTTCCTCGATCTTGGGGAAAAAGGCCGCGTCCAGGTACACGTCCATCAGGTTGTAGAAATCCTTGCGGTTCTGGGTGGCGAACGGATACATGGTCCAGTCCGAGGCGGTGAAGGCGTTCATGAAAGTGGACAGGCTGCGCTTGAGCATGGAGAAAAACGGGTCCCGCACCGGAAAGCGCTTCGAGCCGCATAAAACGGTATGTTCCAGGATATGGGCCACACCGGTGGAATCTGAGGGAACGGTCTTGAAAGCCACACCGAAGGTGTTTTCCCGGTCCGCATTGCCGATATGGATGTGCCGAGCTCCGGTGGCTTCATGTTCCAGCTGGTAGAGCCAGGACCGGATGTCCGTAAGATAGGCGGTTTTGGCTATTACGTAGCCGCCGATGCGGTCGCCTGCTTCGATGCCGGGGTTGTTCGCGTCCGATGGATGGTTCATGAGGCGTTGCCTTGCCCTTTCGTAGGGTTGTTTGTAGGGGAGCTATTCGGCCGCTTTGTAGCGGCCGCGGTCGATCCGGAGGATTTTTTCCGTTTTGTTCAGTCGAAAAATGATGTTGCGGAGCTTTTTATCGTCGTAGCCGGTCTGTTCCCGGATTTGGGCGATGCCGATTCCATTGCGGCTGTTGGCGATGATTTCCAGAACCCGTTCCGTGGCGTTTTGGGGGGATGTCCCGGCCTTTCGGGAGGCTGTCCGCCGGCCTCCGGTGGGAAGCGTCCGAATGAGTTTTTCCAGGCGGTCGAGCCGCTGGTTGATATTGTCGATATCCCGTTTGGTGGGAATGTTGTAATTGTGCATGAAAAACTTGACCATGGCATCGAAGCTTACCGGTTTGCCTTTTCTTCTTGGCATTCACACCTCCAGGGCGATCGTCGTTGCGGGATACTGTCGTTGATCAGATTGCCGGCGGTTAAAAAAGTTTGTGCAATCGCGACTTTTTCTGAAGCTAAGAAATAACACCCTCAAAGTCAATGGACAAGCTCTTGAATATAGGGCGGTAGTTGTGTGGTTGCATTGCTTTTATGTTCTGCGTGGGGACCGAGAAAAACGCGGTCTTCGTAGGGGCACGGCGCGCCGTGCCCCTACACGGGGTTCCCGTTGCGCTTTTGAGGATAGAAATATGTTCAACCTCATTTGTTGGTCAGGTGGTCTGAAGACCTGAAAACATCTTGCCTTCAGGTAAAAAATCGTTGTAAAAAGGGCTCAAGACCTAATGGTCGTTATAACCGGCAACAGATTCATTCTACGATGATGACCCAAGGCACGATTTTCAGAATTAAGCGCTACGCCCTGCATGACGGCCCCGGCATCCGCACCACCGTGTTTTTCAAGGGCTGCCCGCTGTCGTGCCGGTGGTGTCACAACCCGGAGGGAATCGACCCCCGGCCCGTTTCAATGGTGAAAACTGCCCCGGAGGGAGCGTTCCATGAGACCGTGGGCGAGGTCATGGAAGCGGCCGAACTGGTGGCCGTCATCGAGAAGGACCAACTTTTTTACGACGAATCCGGCGGCGGCGTAACTTTTTCCGGCGGCGAGCCCCTGGCCCAACCTCAATTCCTGGAAGCGGTGCTGGACGCCTGCAACCGGTGCGACATCCATTCCACCCTGGACACCAGCGGCTTCGCCCCGGCGGCGGTGTTGGACCGGCTGCTGCCCCGGCTGCAACTGGTGCTTTTCGACCTTAAAATCATGGATGCGGACCTGCACCGAAAATACACCGGCGTGTCCAACGAATCGATTATCGAAAACCTGAAGCGAATCGACGGCGGATCGACGCCATGGCGCCTGCGCATTCCCCTGATTCCCGGCATGACCGATACGGAGACCAACCTGGAGCAGATCGCCCGGTTCGCAGCCGGGTTCAAATCGATCCAGGGGATCGATCTGCTGCCGTTTCACCGCATCGCCAGCGGAAAATACCGCCGCCTGGGGCTTGCCGATCCCATGACGGGGACCGATCCGCCCTCCCCGGACCATGTGGCCGCCGTCAAAGACCGTTTCGAATCCGCCGGATTGGATGTTTCCATTGGAGGATAAATCATGAACGAACGCATTCAACGTCTGCGATCCCGAAGCCTGAAGGCCGTTGCCAGCCTGTCCGAAGAGCGGGCCCGCCTGCTGACCGATTTCTATAAGAGCGGCGTCGCCCGAACGGCGCCGGTGCCGATCCAGCGGGCCATGGCCTTTGCCCACATCATGGAAAACAAAGCCATCCATATCGATCCCGACGAGCTGATCGTGGGCGAACGGGGGCCGGCCCCCAAAGCCACCCCCACTTATCCGGAAGTGTGCGTGCACTCTTTAGAGGATCTGGAGATCATCGCCGGCCGCGAGAAGGTGGCCTTTGCCGTGGACGATTCCGTCCGCGATGTCTACCGGAACGAGATTATCCCCTTCTGGCAGGGGCACTCCATCCGGGAAACGCTTTTCGCCCAACTGCCCGAGGAGTGGCAGGCGGCCTATCATGCCGGTATCTTCACCGAATTCCAGGAGCAGCGCTCTCCGGGGCACACGGCCTGCGGCAGCAAGATCTACCATGAGGGCATGCTGGACCTGAAAGCCGAGATCGAGGCGACCATCCAGGCGCTGGATTTTTTCAACGACCCGGA
This window of the uncultured Desulfosarcina sp. genome carries:
- a CDS encoding glycyl-radical enzyme activating protein, producing MMTQGTIFRIKRYALHDGPGIRTTVFFKGCPLSCRWCHNPEGIDPRPVSMVKTAPEGAFHETVGEVMEAAELVAVIEKDQLFYDESGGGVTFSGGEPLAQPQFLEAVLDACNRCDIHSTLDTSGFAPAAVLDRLLPRLQLVLFDLKIMDADLHRKYTGVSNESIIENLKRIDGGSTPWRLRIPLIPGMTDTETNLEQIARFAAGFKSIQGIDLLPFHRIASGKYRRLGLADPMTGTDPPSPDHVAAVKDRFESAGLDVSIGG
- a CDS encoding insulinase family protein, whose translation is MNHPSDANNPGIEAGDRIGGYVIAKTAYLTDIRSWLYQLEHEATGARHIHIGNADRENTFGVAFKTVPSDSTGVAHILEHTVLCGSKRFPVRDPFFSMLKRSLSTFMNAFTASDWTMYPFATQNRKDFYNLMDVYLDAAFFPKIEELSFKQEGHRLEVVGEGANMRLEYKGVVYNEMKGAMSSPDQVLVRSLLNALYPDTTYSNNSGGEPSAIPSLTYAQLKAFHARHYHPSNAFFYTYGDLPLKEHLAFIEDRVLRHFSRIDPETDVPSQPRWPAPKTVAYPYPLDPDEDASKKYQACVAWLLTDIRDTFEVLVLAVIEQILIGNAASPLRKALMDSQLGTALSDGTGFDAENRDTMFSVGLKDIAESAAETIETIVFNELEKLARDGIDPELVESAIHQIEFHRKEVTNTPYPYGIKLLIGVAASWMHGGDPERILQLDADFDRLRQALADGPFLEEKIRHYFLDNPHRVRFLLKPDQAMAEEENRRVAEKLSKIQSGLSASDLQQIRSDAAALKALQETSENVACLPTLEREDIPPAVVKIDPVPGRFKPPVWAYDQSTSGIFYFSGGLGAGNIDADLLPLVPFFCHAVSRTGTASSDYTEMARRMDRVTGGIGFSANARTRFDDSGACLPFVSFTGKCLDRNQDRMFDILQELATQADFRDLTRLRQLVLEYRAGLESAVVYNGHRLAISLASRSFTPANQLQEVWGGVHQLHTIKTLEKETADEGIEKLAADLRSIGSALFSRENAALAIVGETEMLDKAVDPVNALTAALSGNGGPGFVPPVLADSPGIALEGWSTATAVSFVAQTFPTVRLGHADSPALAVIAKMLRSLYLHREIREKGGAYGGFALYSAEDGLFSFGSYRDPHIVGTLQVYDRAADFIRSGKFTDEDVKEAILQVCSEIDKPDPPGPAARKAFYRRIIGLSDEIRLRHKENLLKLTREAVMAAAERYFTNDCSNKAVAVISSRSLLEAANEKLSDRKLVLQSV